tccCCGAGGAGCCCAGCGTGGGGTTTCCTTCTCCCATCACCTCCCAATCCCACTGCAGAACAAGCCAGTGTCCCCGAGTGCCCCGTGTTTAACCCACCACTGACACTGCAGGAGGCGAATTCCCCCCACACCAGCACCCACCTGCCAGACCCTGCTTGCTGCCGTGCCCACCCCTCAGCTGGGAGGATTCCAAACCtccaaaccacttttttttctccccaagaCAGGGACCAGGTGGGATTTTGAGCCCCAGTTTtctcagggaagggctgggagaagAAGCCTCTGTCACTGGGCTGTGACCCCCTGAGCACTGTCCCCAGCCAGGCTGTAcagatcccagcactgctgacagGTCTGGCCtgcccaggaggagctggaggagctccTGCATGAATTATTTATGATTCTTCAGGAATAAATCCCCACAGACCAGGCCTGTGACTCCCAGCCATCAgaacattcccagctggcaGGAGGATGCTGCACAAGCATCGCTGAGCTGCAAACCAGTGCTGGGGAGGGAGATGGACAAAGTAATGCTGCAAGAaaattggaaagaaaaacagggtTGAGCTGAGACTTGCCAGAAGCACAGGCAGGGAAATGAGATCTGGTGCTAAAAACAAAACGTGTCTCCTCCTGTTTCCTGTTCACACCCCGGTGGCTCCCAGCGTACTTCAGCACCTCCATGGACGATGTGGTGCCTGTGAACACAAAATTCCCCCACCAAGGTTTAGGCTGCACCTGAACCCTTTCATTTAAAGCTCAGAAAGAGCCTCAGCCACATTCAGTTACTGCAGTGCTTCCTCCCTTCACTGTGTGCAGTGCTTCCTTCAGCTCCTGCCTGGTGCTGtcggtgcccagagcagctggaaatgCCATTTTCAGGAGTGCAAACCTGGCtcctctgcagctcagctgctcctcggGCTCCAGAGCAGGACATGGGCACACCCTGAGCTCCCAGGGGTGCAGGCTGTGCTGGAGGCACCGCTCTCCCTGTCCATCacagggcagagagcagcacCACCAGGCTATTTTGAGCTCCACTGCACAGCTGGAAATCTTCAAACTTTGTCATTTTGGGCTGACACGGTGCTggcctgggagcaggagctgtgccatGACACAGCAGGGAGCCGAGGGCAGCTTCAAGTGAGAGGGAAGAGACTTCTTCAAATCCAATAATTCTCTCTGatgaagacaggctgggagagctgggggtgctcacttggagaagagaaggctccagggagacctcagagcccatTGCAGGGcccaaaggggctccaggagagctggagagggactggggacaaggcatggagggacaggacacagggaatggcttcccagtgccagagggcagggatggatgggatattgggaaggaattgttcctggcacagggtgcccagagcagctgtggctgcccctggatccctggcagtgcccaaggccaggctggacattggggcttggagcagcctgggacagtgggaggtgtccctgcccatggcaggggtggcactggatgagctctaaggtccctttcaacccaaatcattctgtggttctgtgattcaaaaaaaaatcaaaaggagAAGAGTTCAAAATGAGCACCACTGGTGATACACCAAAGTTGGGCCTCACTGGGGTGCTCAGGGCTTATCTGGTctcatctctgctctgtggggtGAGAAATGGTGTCTGAGGGTCAGGACACCGAGGCCATGGACACAGGATGGACCCTGAGGAGGGATGggctcctccaggctcagctccACCTCAGAGAGGCTGCAAACAGAGATGGAGCAAGCACAGGCACGGCTGCTTCTCACCATTCCCCAGGGATCCTGAGGTTTATCCCgcagctggagcaggctccccagggaatgggcacagccccgaggctgccagagctccaggagcgtttggacagcgctgccaggggtgcccagggtggggttgttggggtgccagtgcagggccaggagctgggctggatgatccctgtgggtcccaactctggatattctgtgattctatgaattttCAGCCCTTCAAAGACAGCCTTTGCTCCCCTAGAAGAGTCACTCCCTTTTCAGCAGGACAGCAATCCCTCCCTGAGCATGAGGTGTGTGAGGAGCTGGGTGCAGGCGCCGCTGCACAAGGGAGCCCAGAACCTTCCCCAGCCACCTGCAGGGACCTGGGAGGCTCCTGGGGCCCTTTCTCAGGAGGAAGGATGTGATTCCCCCTCTCACACCaggcacagagctctgcaagaggtgGGGGCACCTTCTCTCGGGGGTGTCTGGCTCTCCCTGAGCCCATCTTCTCCATAAACCCAGCAGGTGACTGGCCGAGGGTGACCTCCACGTGCCACCCGCGCCAGCCTGGCCCGGGCTGCTCATCCTTCCCCACCCCAGGCGTTCCCTGGCTGTCCTTGCGGGCTCCTGCAGCCCCGGGCCGGGGAAGGCGCTGCCCGCGCTCTGCAGTTGGGTCGCTCCACCACGAGAGCCCACTGCAGCTCCGCGCTGCGCTCCGCCGCTCTCCCCGCCCTTCCCCGCCGCTGTCCCCGCCGCTCTCCCCGCCCGTGCCCGCCGCTCTCCCCGCCCGTGCCCGCCGCTCTCCCCGCCCGTCCCCGCCGCTGCCCGAGGGGCAGCGGGTGCTGagccccccagctctccccacaGAGGGGCTGCGACCCCCCTCACCCttccccccccgcgcccccagccctgcagggaggctccgctggtgctgcagctgcctccccTCCGTGCTCAGCGGGTGCTCTGGGTGCCTCCCTCAGTTTGGCAGTTTTCGGGTGTTTCCCTCGGTTTTATACGATTTTAGGGTCGTTGCTCTGGGTGCCTCCCTCAGTTTGGCAGTTTTCGGGTGTTTCCCTCGGTTTTACGCGATTTCAGGCAACTCTGCAGCACCACGAGCAGCgtctcccccaaaccccgctGTAACCCCCCACTAAACCCTCCCCTGGGGGGGTTATAAAGGTGCCTCCCCTCGTGCAGGGCAACACCTTAAttaggaaggaaataaaaggggGTGCAGGCGATCCCTGATCAGGACAGAGGTAATTATtgatgcagcagctcctgaaagCTTCCCCAGGCAAAGACCTGGCTttgagcagagcagctcctgcctgccgTGCTCCAGGAGCTGCCCTACGCAGAGGGGACGATAAGGAGAGTTATTGTTGCTCTGTGCTCATAAAAGGATTATTATTAAGGAGGGGAAGAAAGTTACAAGTGAAGTAAattgggccaggctgggtgttTGAATAGAGAGGAATAATGTTATGGTAATGTCATGCACGGCTCCGCTGCTCCAGGACCCTGACGTGTTTTATAAAGCCCGGTGCTACAAAAAGCAATTCTGTGAGCAGAGAGAGGCAGAGCTGGCCAAAGAGAAACGAGGAGAAGCTGTGAAAATGATGTTTTATTGTGTGGGAGAAAGCAGTGAGTTGAGATCTAACCCTTGATGTCCTTCTGGAGGAGAAAGCTGGCAGCATATTGTCACTCGCTTGTATGATTTAATTTGCTATTCTGAGTCTTGCAGTAATTTCTTTCCTGTGCTCCAGAAGCTTGTATTGAAATTTCTGTTTGCAAACGAAGCGCAGGGAAGAGCTCCCCAAGGCGGGGGCTTCAGTGCTGGGTCTTTGCACAGACGGTCGTGTCGTGCTGACAGGACGGGAGCACGGGGCAAATCTGGGGACACTGGAGctcccccagcaccaccattcaCTGCCAGTTTTATCTGATTTTAGTTTGACACCCTGAAACACCTGAACAACAACCCAGGGTGAGTGATGGATCCGGGCCACGGCACACTGTGACATCAATCAGACCTGTACGAGTCCCCAGCGGCTGCAAATCAATGAGTGCCAGCAATAATTACCCATTTTATCTTTCTCTTTATTAATATTTAGGCgtttttaatcttttctctCTAAACACGAGGTTTCCCTGCTGTGGGTGTCCTTCAGGAAAGCTCCTGTTCCTCCAATTAAAGGCTTTGTGCTGCTCCCCGAGCTGGAATGACACAGCCACCAAAGCTGGGGGACAACTCTGCTGCCTCACCCTGGGCGGGTGACACTGGCTGATGTCCCCAAGAGGAGGGTGCAGCCTCTCTGGGGCCACAGTGCAGATCTTGTGATGGTCACATGGAGGTTTCTCCAGCTCTTAGTGTGGGTGGCCACAACCCACAGATGTCATTTAAGGAGATTGtggaatggttttggttggaaaggaccttaaagcccatccagtgccactctgccatggcagggacacctcccactgtcccaggctgctccaagccccaatgtccagcctggccttgggcactgccagggatccaggggcagccccagctgctctgggcaccctgtgccagggcctgcccaccctcccagggaggaattcttAATTAGGAGAAGTCCCTAGAGGTGATTATCTCCTCAGGGGTGCTGTTAGGGTTGAACACATTGCAAAGGAGGCCCTGTTTTGACATGCAAAGGGGAGCAGGACTCCCTGCTTTCCAGTGGAATGACAGCCCTTATCTCCTCTAACAGGGCTGTGGGAGAGCTGATAATGCCCTATCACCCctggaaaacaaacaggaacaaagtcaaaacagaaaacaacccTCCCAAAAAGTAATATAAATTATGTTTATTGTGGAGACAAAAGCTTTCCAGCAAGTCCAGCCACTACCCAGCCTTAAAGCAAGAAAAGGGCTGGAAATAAGTGAGAGGAGGGATCCTGGAGCATCTGCCAAGCTGGGAATACCCCCAGCACCTGGAGGAACAGGTAAAGCCCATCTCTTGTCCGGCTGTGCCCACAGGGATCTGTGCCAGGGATCTGAGGGCAGACACAGACCCAGCTTTTCCAGAGTGGGAGAGGTGGGAGCTCTATTCTGGGACTGTCCATCAGAATAAATCCTTGTGGGGGATCCCAGAGGCTGCTCTGGCCCCAGGCACGGCACACACTGAGGTCCTGCTTCCACCACAGGAGGAGAAACTGGGACTGAAGAGatcccagtgcctccagcagcccagggctggaCAGGGACCACGGTCTGACGCCCCCAGGAGCCTGCAGGGCTCAGGAGGTTTCAcctctcctgctccctctgTGCCACCTCAACACCACCCCACTGCGGGTGCCACCGCCACCAGCGCTGCCTCCTTGGGACAgcagccagggatggggacagagaggTGGCCACAGTGAGGGTGACCTCAGCTCTCCCCATCCCCTTGCACAGAGCTGCAGGCTCTGCCCAGAGTCACGTGAGCTTCCCCTCTGGTGCCAACCTGTCCAGATGTTCAGCCAGCTGTGATGTGTCATTATCACCTCTCTCGCCTCTGCTGTGTCACCGCTCTTCTCTCACCCACCTCCACTGGGGACAGGACACGTTGTCCCCTGTCACTGGCTCCAGCCAACACGGAATCAGGAGctgcctcctctcctctcccctcctctgGCTGTTTGCcagaggggctgagggggctggcagggacaggacaaTGTTCCAGCCCTCAGCGGGGGAAAAGGGGCTGTGGCATGAGGCATGAGGCTGGAGAATTCTCTGTGCCATATCAACAGTGTAATGAGGACACTGCATGTGGAAACATCTTTCATTGGAAAACAATTCCGGGTGATGCAACTTCCAGCCGCTGCCAAGGGCCCGagcacagccccagagctccccagctGGGGCAAGGACcaaggcagctctgctggccaCTCCCAGACAGCGTGGGACAGGTAAAACCAGGGCAGGTAAAACCAGAAGAGATGCTAAAGCTGTCCCACGTAGGCTGAGCTCGGGCTGGgacccagctcctgcctggggacagcgggacccCTGGGCTGGACTTTGGGGGCCGGTGATGGGTCACTGAAGCTCCTGGCTGAGCATTCCTGGGGCCAGACACGTCCTGGGGAGATGCAGGTCCCCGTGAGGGCAGCGCTGAGTCCCGGGATACACAAACATCCCGGCCACTACTTTTCCAGTGGGACATGTCCCTTGAGCCCTGCCCAGGTGCCCAGGGCCGTGTCACAGGTAGGTGATCTCGATGACATTGGGCTCAGCACTCCCATGGGGAAGGTGATGGTTGCAGGAGCAGTGGCAGCTCACGCCAGCCGAGTCCATGCCGGGCAGATCCCAGCCCGGCAGCTTCCTGTGGGAATCCAGCTGCCTCCAGTCCGTGAGGAGCACGCCGCTGTCCATGTGCTGGGGCATGGGCTCGTGGTACAGGGTGATCTGCACCGTGCGCAGCTGGGGCCCGTAGTGCACCACCAGGATGATGAACACGGCCAGCAGCACGAAGAGGGCGACGATCACCGAGATCACGGGCAGCGCGTCCGATCTCTTGGTCACGCTCTTGACGATGGAGACGGGGGTGAAGGCGGCCACGTCCTGCGGCTCGGGCTGTCTCGGCTGGCTGCCGGGCAGCGAGGCGTTCATGGCTCAGCGGGGtcacctgggacagggacacggggagtGACCACCGAGCGAGCCCGTCCCTGTCCCTATCTCCCGGCCTCGAGcccgcagctcctgcctgcactcGCAGCTGCCAGGGAATGGGATGATCCCATAAGTGTTCCGTCCCTCGGGCTCGCAGCACAGGATCAAATTTGGTGGTTAAGTCTGGGGCTGCAGGATGAGGCGGTGCCCTGCATCCCCATGTCCTGGGCACCTTCGGCCACCGCACCTGGCTCTTGTGGGGAGCCCTCTGCCCTCCCCTCTCACACCTCAGCCCCACGGTGCTGACCCAGGACCAAACCCCACGGGGACCTCCCAGGGGAACCCAACCCCGTAAGTCGTCCCCCGCCAGAGGCACGACCCCGTGGGAGCCAGCTCGGGTGGGAGCAGcgggaaaggaaagaaggaaggaaggagagccctgccagccccacgGGGTACCTGGGCGTCCTTGCTGCCTGAGAATCATCGTCTCCAGCggcggggctgggagctgccggcggggcgggcaggACGAGCTGCGGGCTGGTTCTGCGGTGAAGGTGCAGCCGGACTCACCTCGGAAGCTGCCACGtcacggcccggccccgcagccgccgGGGCTCCCCGGGGCACACGAGGAAGCGCCGGCTCATCCCGCGGGCACATCCCCCGGCTCaaccccggccctgcccgctgCCACATCAGCGCTGCCGCCCCTGCCCGCGCCCCGCGACCCTCCTGTCCCCCGCTGCGGGACAAGGGCTCTTTTGTCTGGGGACAAGCACCCTCCCCCCTTCGGCTGCAGGAAACCTCCCTCCTGCCACCGGCGGGGCGTGAAAATGTCATGTGGCGAAGGAACGGCTGTAAAAAATCCCCGTTCTGCCCGCGGGCTCTTTGCAGAGCCCGGCACGGTGAGCCCAGGCCGTGCTCCGGGCTGGAAGGGCCCTGTCCCGAGGGGTGGCACAGCCCGGGGATGACTGTCCCTGCCGGGGGTCCCATTTGCCAGCACGGCTGTGGAGCGAGTCCATGGGGAGCTCCGGATGCTTTGGGCCTCCAGCccaatggttggactcgatgattttggaggcttttccaacctaaatgattgcGTGACCTGCTGGGGGTCGCAGGCAGGAGCCAGTGCCAGGTCAGGGCTGGCACATCCCTCCCCTCACCGCCGGCCGTGGCACAAGGCTGCAGGGATGCCCTCCAGGCACACAGGTACATCGGCCTGGCCCGGGGATGCCGTGTGTCACCCCCTCTGCCACTGGGAGTGACCTTGAGCACATCTCAGAGCGGAAAACATGGATCCCCTGGAGTTTTAGCCCTTACAAAGCACATCTTCCCACCCTTCCACCCCACAGCACCACTGCTCTTACCTGCAGGCTCTCAGCAGACAGGCTGGGGTGAATATTTGGGCTCTGTCCTTCCCGCATGCGGGGAGGACAGGGTGGGAAATGCCTTTTCCACCATCCAGCCGAGCATCCAGAAGAGATTTGTGTGTGAGAGCTTCTGGGTATTTGCACTCATTTCAGGATTCAGTAAAACCTTAATCTACAGCATAATCTCTGAGCGTCACATCTGTGCAAGGGACAAAAGGGTGgggggctgctggcagggggTTTGTCCCAGCAAAGGCTGCTGTGGAGGCTGTCAGCCTTGGGCCTGGAGGTTCtcctggggggctggaggggtttGAAGAGACCCACGGAACGTGAGGAGCTGTGCCATGCACAGGGATCACTGCCTCCAGTCCTGCTGCTGTCTGCCAGCTGTGGGAAGCAAGGATGCAGTgaaggagcagctcctctgccttttGGCTGAGGCTCTGTGGcttttggggggctgtgggaaggggctggaccAGCCCTTCAGACCAGGAGACAGAATTCCGTGGCTTTGCGTCCTGAATACCCACATGGACCCCCGGAGAAGGACACAGGAGCCTTTCCCACATGGGGACACTAAAACCCTTCTCCTCCCCCAAACACCCACTGACATCCAGCACAGGATAAACCAGAACCTGTGGAGTTCACAGTGTGACAGGCAGGACCTGCACGGACCAGCACAACACAAGGCCACGGCCAAGACACCAAATGCCTGAACCCCTTGGGCTGCATGGGGGCAGAACCAGCTCGGGTTTCCAGTTCCTCCCCTTCTCAAGGAACTGGGGATGGGGTCGGTccaagcccagcagggctgtgtgtcctgcagggagggaggctgTGCTGTCTGAAGAGCAGCATCCCAAAGCCACCATCCCAAAGCCACCATCCCAAAGCTGGCATGTCCCGGTGCCCAGACTCgctggagctgcccagggaggtccaGGGTGCAGGGCAGATCCAGCTGCTGGGCTACCCTGGCCCCACAAGGAGCAGTTATTCCCAGATTCCTCATGGATGGGTAAGAAACCCCCTCTCATGTGGCGGGgaggctcctccagcagctcctacCCCAGGGAGGCCCAACACAGCCGTCATGTGCGGGGAATGGGACCTGGGGGCACATCCTACCCCACGCAAACcacctcccaaaaaccccagcagcacaaggaagcCACTGAGGCCCAGAGCAGGGCATCCCTCCGTGCCGGGAGCCGAGTCCCCAGCAAAGCTCGGTGAGGTTTCCTCTGCCGCCGGTAAGCGATGTCTCACATCCTCCCCGGCCATAATGGGCTGAAAAACACAGTTCCCCTGTGGATTCAGCCCGTTTCCTCCTATTCTTTAACAGGAAGCCGTGTGAGAGTCAGCCCAGGCGGGCGAATCGCTGCTCGCGGTCCCTCCCGGGATGGCCAGAGGCTCCGCGAGCCACAAGCCAGCGCGGAGATGCTGCTCccgtccctccatcccttcctctggctcctcctgctgctcccaggtgaGCTGCTCCACACACCCCGGGGAGCgcgagggggatttggggggcccGGCTTCACGGGGGACTCCCAAGGGAAGTGGGCAGAGGCTGGAAGGTGTGGGAGCTGCCACTGGGAAGCTCAGCCTTTCAGCTCAGGGGTGGCAGGAGTCAGGCTGCTGGGAAAATGTGGCTTTGTCGGGTTTATGGGGTttgtttggcagtgctggaataCAAAACTTTGTTTCCTGGTTAATGAAAGGAGTGTTTCTGCTGAGGGCTGCGATGCTGAGGCATTTGTAGTAGGTGGCTTTTGTCAAATCAGAGTAAAGGTGGAATGTTTAAATGTATAGGACATTATTTTCCTcagaaatactttttatttGCACTTTTTCCTCTCATTAATATAAGTACAAAGCCCACGTGCATGGCTCGTGCAGAGCACACCTCGTCCTTGCTGTAATAATTCTGCTGCTTTGGGGTAGTTCCGCTTTAACTTCTCTTTCTTGAGTGGAGGTGTGGGATGAAGGAGCTGGTTTCCTGCTCCAAAGAATGACAGGTTGCTTTTCCCTGCATTGTCAGGCACCTCTTGCCTTGCTGACAGCTGTAGTAGCTGGGAGCTGGAACACATCCAAAGGAATATAAAATAATGTGTCTCCAACTCTGAGGTTTTATCATTAAACCATACAAGTTGCCTCGGGTTACAGCCACTGTGCTGGTAataatgggatttttaaaaggcagagaatcatagaatggtttgtggTAGAAAGGAAAGATCACCTCATTCCATAGAATATAGAAACCAATTCAGTTTGTAGCTGTATAATTCCAAGAAATAAGAGCATGTGGATTGGaaattttctctcttcattaGAGGGCAACActgctgccttcagcagagGGGGGATGTGCACCTGGGATCGGATCAAGGATCAGATCAAGAGGCTTTGAGTGCCTTGGCCACGCTGTGACACTCCTTAGTGCCCACCCAGAATGCTGTCTTCCCTCTTAAAACTCCTTGGGAGGGCTTTTATGGGACAGGAACACCACAGAGGGGTCAGCCCCCTTCCCTGGCCCGCCTGCACCACGCCAGGATCCACAGAGCGGGACTCCCAGAAGCACTGCCCCGAATTCCAGCTGCCAGCAGGAcctggcagctgcagcatcAGGTGGGTGGGATGCCACCCTCCATCCTTCAGTCCCAAGAGCATCACTCTGTCCTCTCAAAGCCACCTGGCTAAAACCACCCCCCTCGGTCACGGCACCGTCACACCTCTCCCACCAAACCACCGGCCTTCCCTGGAATGTGTCCTGGCTCCCTCTTCTGCGCTGACCCAACAGCTCCAAAAGggctttttcatttcatttttaattttacagcAAGTCCCTgaggtgctgcagcccctggggaagcTTCTGCACAAGGCAAAGCAGCAGCTTAGTGAGAGGGGCAGAGGGCTCCGTGACGCCGCTGATTTGCCGGCACACAGGCAGCTGGAAAAGGGAATTAGGGGCTCTGGAACAAGGCTGCCTGCCCTGGGGGAGATGGAGGGAACCTTGAGGAGACAGAGAATTAGCTCTGGCTGGACACTACCACCTGCCTGTTCCCATACAGGCCTTTCTTGCTTTTGCTTGGTGCAAAttcaatattttattaatttatcaCTTCCTAAATTAAACTTCTCTGTTCTCAAGGTTATTTCTGAAGGGAAGCTCACATAAGGGAGGCTCAAACTGTTATTTTGAAATTGCTGAAGCGAGAAGGTCTGGCACATTTCCAA
This genomic interval from Aphelocoma coerulescens isolate FSJ_1873_10779 chromosome 13, UR_Acoe_1.0, whole genome shotgun sequence contains the following:
- the SMIM33 gene encoding small integral membrane protein 33, which codes for MNASLPGSQPRQPEPQDVAAFTPVSIVKSVTKRSDALPVISVIVALFVLLAVFIILVVHYGPQLRTVQITLYHEPMPQHMDSGVLLTDWRQLDSHRKLPGWDLPGMDSAGVSCHCSCNHHLPHGSAEPNVIEITYL